One Tomitella gaofuii DNA segment encodes these proteins:
- a CDS encoding beta-ketoacyl-ACP synthase III, translated as MTVDITPTTGSHSAILSLGVYRPERVVTNEEVCKTIDSTDEWIRTRSGIRSRRFAGPGETSVTMATSAGRKAIAASGLDAAQIDCIIMATSSHYNQTPQAATLVADALGLDSPGSFDLSAGCAGFCHGLAVAADLVRAGSSRHVLVIGVDHMSVGLDMTDRTSAFIFGDGAGAVVVGPSDTAKIGPVVWGSDGGQANAIRQEPSWMDIVNSGDYERPSLRMEGQSVFRWAAFTIGKVAKDALDASGVGVEDLDAFVPHQANQRINELIVRGLKLPETVPVADDIIETANTSAASVPLAMEKMLREGQAPAGGLALLVGFGAGLSYAGQVVRLPEAPVES; from the coding sequence ATGACCGTTGACATCACGCCGACCACGGGCAGCCACTCGGCGATTCTGAGCTTGGGCGTCTACCGGCCCGAGCGTGTCGTCACCAACGAGGAGGTCTGCAAGACGATCGACTCGACGGACGAGTGGATCCGCACGCGGTCCGGCATCCGGTCACGCAGGTTCGCGGGGCCCGGTGAAACATCGGTGACGATGGCGACCTCGGCCGGCCGCAAGGCCATCGCGGCGTCGGGGCTCGACGCCGCGCAGATCGACTGCATCATCATGGCCACCTCCTCGCACTACAACCAGACGCCGCAGGCGGCCACGCTGGTGGCGGACGCGTTGGGCCTCGACTCGCCCGGCTCGTTCGACCTCAGCGCCGGGTGCGCGGGGTTCTGTCACGGGCTGGCGGTGGCCGCAGACCTGGTCCGTGCCGGCAGTTCCCGGCACGTGCTGGTGATCGGCGTCGACCACATGAGCGTGGGTCTGGACATGACCGACCGCACCTCGGCGTTCATCTTCGGCGACGGCGCGGGTGCCGTGGTCGTCGGACCGTCGGACACGGCGAAGATCGGGCCGGTGGTGTGGGGCTCGGATGGCGGCCAGGCCAATGCCATCCGCCAGGAGCCGTCGTGGATGGACATCGTCAACAGCGGCGACTACGAGCGCCCGTCGCTGCGCATGGAGGGCCAGTCGGTGTTCCGCTGGGCGGCGTTCACCATCGGCAAGGTGGCCAAGGATGCGCTCGACGCGTCCGGAGTGGGCGTCGAGGACCTCGACGCGTTCGTCCCGCACCAGGCCAACCAGCGCATCAACGAGCTGATCGTGCGCGGCCTCAAGCTTCCGGAGACGGTCCCGGTGGCGGACGACATCATCGAGACGGCCAACACCTCGGCCGCCTCGGTGCCGCTGGCGATGGAGAAGATGCTGCGCGAGGGGCAGGCGCCGGCGGGCGGCCTGGCGCTGCTCGTCGGATTCGGCGCGGGGCTGTCCTACGCGGGCCAGGTGGTGCGGCTTCCCGAGGCGCCGGTCGAATCCTGA
- a CDS encoding copper resistance CopC family protein, which yields MFAVLMAAGAAMLGAGVASAHSAIVEMSPPDGSAVDVGPDRVTLTFNEAISPDYANLTVVGPDGNLWSRGEPTVSGNTISVPVGELGPAGTYTVAVKVTSADGHVVGYTRSFELTQPGDGTPGPKADASETDDESDSGGGVQWWWFVIPAVVLFGGGLWFALRNPGDDD from the coding sequence ATGTTCGCGGTCCTCATGGCCGCGGGCGCCGCGATGCTCGGCGCCGGCGTGGCCTCCGCACACTCGGCGATCGTGGAGATGAGCCCGCCCGACGGTTCCGCCGTCGACGTCGGGCCGGACCGGGTGACGCTCACCTTCAACGAGGCGATCTCACCGGATTACGCCAACCTCACCGTGGTGGGCCCGGACGGCAACCTGTGGTCGCGGGGCGAGCCGACGGTGTCCGGCAACACCATTTCCGTTCCCGTCGGTGAGCTCGGCCCCGCGGGCACGTACACCGTGGCGGTGAAGGTGACCTCGGCCGACGGCCACGTCGTCGGCTACACGCGCAGCTTCGAGCTGACGCAGCCGGGCGACGGCACTCCCGGCCCCAAGGCGGACGCCTCCGAGACCGACGACGAGTCGGACTCCGGCGGCGGGGTGCAGTGGTGGTGGTTCGTCATCCCGGCGGTCGTCCTGTTCGGCGGCGGGCTGTGGTTCGCGCTGCGCAATCCCGGCGACGACGACTGA
- a CDS encoding YcnI family protein: MKVFARRALCAGSMIGALALAGSGLASAHVSVSAPGATQGGYEVLTFRVPTESDTAGTTGLTVTLPGLRSARTEPMPGWHSTVTKDPESALATSVTWTADPGVEVGPGQFGEFRVSAGPLPETTTVDFPATQTYSDGSVVEWDQQPAADGTEPEHPAPSLTLEPASAEGGHAHGGQSATADTEADDPGAGDDSVARWLGGAGLVLGALALALAVGNTIRRRS; encoded by the coding sequence ATGAAGGTTTTCGCACGACGCGCACTGTGCGCCGGCTCGATGATCGGCGCGCTCGCGCTGGCCGGCTCCGGCCTGGCCTCGGCGCACGTCTCGGTCTCCGCCCCCGGCGCGACGCAGGGCGGCTACGAGGTGCTCACGTTCCGGGTGCCCACCGAGTCCGACACCGCGGGCACCACCGGCCTCACCGTCACGCTCCCCGGCCTGCGGTCGGCGCGCACCGAGCCGATGCCCGGCTGGCACTCGACGGTGACCAAGGACCCCGAATCCGCCCTGGCCACGTCCGTGACGTGGACGGCCGACCCGGGCGTGGAGGTGGGACCCGGGCAGTTCGGCGAGTTCCGCGTGTCCGCCGGGCCGCTGCCGGAGACCACCACCGTGGACTTCCCCGCCACGCAGACCTACTCCGACGGCTCCGTCGTCGAATGGGACCAGCAGCCCGCGGCCGACGGTACGGAGCCCGAGCATCCGGCGCCGTCCCTCACCCTCGAACCCGCGTCCGCCGAGGGCGGCCACGCGCACGGCGGGCAATCCGCGACGGCGGATACGGAGGCGGACGATCCGGGGGCGGGTGACGATTCCGTCGCCCGGTGGCTCGGCGGCGCCGGCCTGGTGCTCGGCGCTCTGGCCTTGGCGCTCGCCGTCGGCAACACCATCCGCAGGAGGTCATGA
- a CDS encoding DUF6474 family protein, whose protein sequence is MGLLKKNRTSRRSRRKAEAAALKHKAGLEAKLGAKNGRKRDRSALKLERKRAKSLHKENKADRKATAAEQKNRLKIAEAEKAKAEAGRFDAKSVGRYLGVARVLAPVVVPLAYRGATAMRTLLDQRRADKLGVSVEELGKFSGSGAKLGARVTGAGRTLDQLVQRHPRDAETAEFAKAMRARLADLGAAVDAAETMPGERRRSAHSAISDELDAIDADILARLGVK, encoded by the coding sequence ATGGGACTGTTGAAGAAGAATCGCACGTCGCGCAGGTCGCGTCGCAAGGCCGAGGCCGCCGCGCTCAAGCACAAGGCGGGTCTTGAGGCCAAGCTGGGCGCGAAGAACGGCCGCAAGCGTGACAGGTCCGCACTCAAGCTCGAGCGCAAGCGCGCCAAGTCCCTGCACAAGGAGAACAAGGCGGACCGCAAGGCCACCGCCGCCGAGCAGAAGAACCGGCTCAAGATCGCGGAGGCCGAGAAGGCCAAGGCCGAGGCCGGCCGGTTCGACGCCAAGTCCGTGGGTCGCTACCTGGGTGTCGCCCGCGTGCTCGCCCCCGTCGTCGTGCCGCTCGCCTACCGCGGGGCCACCGCGATGCGCACGCTCCTCGACCAGCGCCGCGCCGACAAGCTCGGCGTGAGCGTGGAGGAGCTGGGCAAGTTCAGCGGCTCCGGCGCCAAGCTCGGCGCCCGCGTCACCGGGGCGGGGCGCACCCTGGACCAGCTCGTCCAGCGCCACCCGCGCGACGCGGAGACCGCCGAGTTCGCCAAGGCGATGCGTGCGCGGCTCGCAGACCTGGGCGCCGCGGTGGACGCGGCGGAGACGATGCCCGGCGAGCGCCGCCGGTCCGCGCACAGCGCCATCTCCGACGAGCTCGACGCCATCGACGCGGACATCCTCGCCCGCCTGGGCGTCAAGTGA
- a CDS encoding TM0106 family RecB-like putative nuclease gives MTSPAEPANGTDAPALRASDLTRCRHRIHRAATLPRGVALPAEPASVAQRKDAAADHREDVRARLADDFRRHHPRGTWDEDVHGEALAAADPAALPDRVWNARLPRERDTLRAGGVDLLLRDDVHGGYIPVIVVNHKVTDPGSGATTSPLGAWAPRADPHRKMRGQTRDQVRLAHVTRMLERLGLATPAQVGGAIGYDADCIVAYDLGGDGGILEQYDARFADRQAVARGLVDTDPARIGECASCPFWNDLTGPDGRTVDGCGTVLRERHDVSLVATGHRGTMLRAAGIGTIDRLAAWHGRGPDEWHGGGFDDTVVSARAWLVDEPLVRRGPRVTVPRADVEVDVDMESYQEHGAYLWGTLVTDGGVDLGYRPFVTWDPVPTDDEARSFAEFWTWLMRLRDGALAEGRTFAAYCYSQNAENKWLLGSATRFQGYPSIPPVEDVRAFIESDHWVDIFEYVGENFVSPRGRGLKVLARFAGFDWRDDDAGGEASMAWYREAVGLDGDAPAHDQRTRVLEYNEDDVRATKALREWMSDAAADEVPAVDDLPVPGEAELRAVEAALG, from the coding sequence GTGACCTCCCCTGCTGAGCCCGCGAACGGGACCGACGCCCCGGCGCTGCGGGCGTCGGACCTGACCCGGTGCCGGCACCGCATCCACCGTGCCGCCACGCTGCCGCGAGGCGTGGCGTTGCCGGCGGAACCGGCGAGTGTGGCCCAGCGCAAGGACGCCGCCGCCGACCACCGCGAGGACGTCCGTGCACGCCTGGCCGACGACTTCCGGCGCCACCACCCCCGCGGAACCTGGGACGAGGACGTGCACGGGGAGGCGCTCGCCGCCGCGGACCCCGCCGCGCTGCCGGACCGCGTGTGGAACGCGCGGCTCCCCCGCGAACGCGACACCCTGCGGGCGGGCGGCGTCGACCTGCTCCTCCGCGACGATGTCCACGGCGGTTATATCCCGGTGATCGTCGTCAACCACAAGGTGACCGATCCGGGCAGCGGGGCGACGACGTCGCCGCTGGGCGCGTGGGCCCCGCGCGCAGACCCGCACCGCAAGATGCGGGGGCAGACCCGCGACCAGGTGCGCCTGGCGCACGTCACCCGGATGCTCGAGCGGCTGGGGTTGGCCACCCCGGCCCAGGTGGGCGGCGCCATCGGCTACGACGCCGACTGCATCGTCGCCTACGACCTGGGCGGGGACGGCGGCATCCTCGAGCAGTACGACGCGCGGTTCGCCGACCGGCAGGCGGTGGCCCGCGGCCTGGTGGACACCGACCCCGCCCGCATCGGGGAGTGCGCGTCCTGCCCGTTCTGGAACGACCTCACCGGGCCCGACGGCCGGACTGTCGACGGGTGCGGGACGGTGCTGCGCGAGCGCCACGACGTCTCGCTGGTCGCCACCGGCCACCGCGGCACGATGCTGCGGGCCGCGGGCATCGGCACCATCGACCGGCTCGCGGCATGGCACGGGCGGGGGCCCGACGAGTGGCACGGCGGCGGCTTCGACGACACGGTGGTGTCGGCGCGCGCCTGGCTGGTGGACGAACCGCTGGTGCGGCGCGGCCCCCGCGTGACGGTGCCGCGCGCCGACGTCGAGGTGGACGTGGACATGGAGAGCTACCAGGAGCACGGCGCCTACCTGTGGGGCACGCTGGTCACCGACGGCGGCGTGGACCTGGGCTACCGCCCCTTCGTCACGTGGGACCCGGTGCCGACCGACGACGAGGCGCGCTCGTTCGCCGAGTTCTGGACGTGGCTGATGCGGCTGCGGGACGGGGCGCTGGCGGAGGGGCGCACGTTCGCGGCGTACTGCTACTCGCAGAATGCGGAGAACAAGTGGCTCCTCGGCTCCGCCACCCGATTTCAGGGCTATCCGTCGATTCCGCCGGTGGAGGATGTGCGTGCCTTCATCGAGTCCGACCACTGGGTGGACATTTTCGAGTACGTGGGCGAGAACTTCGTGAGCCCGCGCGGCCGGGGGCTGAAGGTGCTGGCGCGGTTCGCCGGGTTCGACTGGCGCGACGACGACGCCGGCGGCGAGGCGTCGATGGCCTGGTACCGCGAGGCGGTGGGCCTCGACGGCGACGCGCCCGCGCACGACCAGCGCACCCGCGTGCTCGAGTACAACGAGGACGACGTGCGCGCCACCAAGGCGCTGCGCGAGTGGATGAGCGACGCCGCCGCCGACGAGGTTCCGGCTGTCGACGATCTGCCGGTGCCGGGCGAGGCCGAGCTGCGGGCCGTGGAAGCTGCGCTGGGCTGA
- a CDS encoding mycothiol transferase, producing the protein MSEPGSTDSASHARALLADSFGRIRAQVVALSDGLTTDAAAWRPDPAANSIAWLLWHLTRVQDDHVADAAGTPQVWTAPGGAGGSWAERFGLPFPPEETGYGQSAEQVGQVRVDGDLLDGYHAAVHEATLRYLDALTADELDRVVDRAWDPPVTVAVRLVSVIGDCTAHLGQAQYVLGLHQRL; encoded by the coding sequence ATGTCCGAGCCCGGCTCGACCGACTCCGCTTCGCACGCACGCGCCCTGCTCGCCGACTCGTTCGGCCGCATCCGCGCGCAGGTCGTCGCACTGAGCGACGGGCTGACGACGGACGCCGCCGCCTGGCGTCCCGATCCGGCGGCCAACAGCATCGCGTGGCTGCTCTGGCACCTCACCCGCGTCCAGGACGACCACGTGGCCGACGCCGCCGGAACCCCGCAGGTGTGGACGGCGCCCGGCGGAGCGGGCGGCTCGTGGGCCGAGCGTTTCGGCCTGCCGTTCCCGCCGGAGGAGACCGGCTACGGGCAGTCGGCCGAGCAGGTGGGCCAAGTGCGCGTGGACGGAGATCTGCTCGACGGGTACCACGCCGCCGTGCACGAGGCGACCCTCCGCTACCTCGACGCGCTTACCGCGGACGAGCTCGACAGGGTCGTGGACCGCGCGTGGGACCCGCCGGTGACCGTGGCCGTGCGGCTGGTGAGCGTGATCGGCGACTGCACGGCGCACCTGGGACAGGCCCAATACGTGCTCGGCCTGCACCAGAGGCTGTGA
- a CDS encoding flavin-containing monooxygenase, protein MTQSTSTPRIAILGAGPSGLAQLRAFESARRAGRPIPEIVCYEKQSDLGGMWNYTWRTGLDEHGEPVHGSMYRYLWSNGPKECLEFADYSFEEHFGRPIPSYPPRAVLRDYIMGRLERSDARKYIKFNHAVRWVEYAEDTGRFTVTVMNHDDHRLESEEFDYVVTATGHFSTPNVPHFPGVESFPGRVLHAHDFRDAVEFEGKRVLLIGSSYSAEDIGSQCYKYGAARVLISYRSAPTGYDWPERFDEVPLLQRLDGKTAHFADGTSEDVDAVVMCTGYQHHFHFLPDELALRTKNRLYPRGMYKGVVSLANPKLLFLGMQDQYFTFNMFDAQAWFAREVIAGTVALPDAEAQAADVDAWFERECALDGHEQEIDFQAAYIRDLLSFTDYPEFHVERQGQLFKQWHDDKQADIMGYRNRSYRSTLTGTLAPALHEPWLDVLDDSLEYFLANNLPRGKKQESRVLTRESDDRPRTPAPHVHAAQRPRSTAAPGVAGNAPRK, encoded by the coding sequence TTGACGCAGAGCACATCGACGCCGAGGATCGCGATTCTGGGTGCGGGCCCGTCCGGCCTCGCACAGCTCCGGGCCTTCGAATCGGCCCGTCGCGCAGGACGTCCCATCCCCGAGATCGTGTGCTACGAAAAGCAGTCCGACCTGGGCGGCATGTGGAACTACACCTGGCGCACCGGCCTGGACGAGCACGGCGAGCCGGTGCACGGCAGCATGTACCGCTACCTGTGGTCCAACGGGCCCAAGGAGTGCCTGGAGTTCGCCGACTACTCGTTCGAGGAGCACTTCGGCCGCCCCATCCCCTCGTACCCGCCGCGCGCCGTGCTGCGCGACTACATCATGGGCCGCCTGGAGCGCTCGGACGCGCGCAAGTACATCAAGTTCAACCATGCCGTGCGCTGGGTCGAGTACGCGGAGGACACCGGCCGGTTCACCGTGACCGTGATGAACCACGACGACCACCGGCTGGAGTCCGAGGAGTTCGACTACGTCGTCACCGCCACCGGCCACTTCTCCACGCCCAACGTGCCGCACTTCCCCGGCGTCGAGTCGTTCCCCGGCCGCGTGCTGCACGCGCACGACTTCCGCGACGCGGTGGAGTTCGAGGGCAAGCGGGTGCTGCTCATCGGCAGCAGCTACTCGGCGGAGGACATCGGCAGCCAGTGCTACAAGTACGGTGCCGCCCGCGTGCTCATCAGCTACCGCAGCGCCCCCACCGGCTACGACTGGCCCGAGCGCTTCGACGAGGTGCCGCTGCTGCAGCGCCTCGACGGCAAGACGGCCCACTTCGCCGACGGCACCAGCGAGGACGTCGACGCCGTCGTCATGTGCACCGGCTACCAGCACCACTTCCACTTCCTGCCCGACGAGCTGGCCCTGCGCACGAAGAACCGGCTGTACCCGCGGGGGATGTACAAGGGCGTGGTCTCGCTGGCCAACCCGAAGCTGCTGTTCCTGGGCATGCAGGACCAGTACTTCACGTTCAACATGTTCGACGCGCAGGCGTGGTTCGCCCGGGAGGTCATCGCCGGCACCGTCGCCCTGCCCGACGCCGAGGCCCAGGCCGCGGACGTGGACGCGTGGTTCGAGCGCGAGTGCGCGCTGGACGGGCACGAGCAGGAGATCGACTTCCAGGCCGCCTACATCCGCGACCTGCTGTCGTTCACCGACTACCCCGAGTTCCACGTGGAACGCCAGGGCCAGCTGTTCAAGCAGTGGCACGACGACAAGCAGGCCGACATCATGGGCTACCGCAACCGCAGCTACCGCTCCACGCTCACCGGCACCCTGGCGCCCGCGCTGCACGAGCCGTGGCTGGACGTGCTCGACGACAGCCTCGAGTACTTCCTGGCCAACAACCTGCCGCGCGGCAAGAAGCAGGAGAGCCGCGTGCTCACGCGCGAATCGGACGACCGGCCGCGCACTCCCGCCCCGCATGTGCACGCGGCGCAGCGTCCGCGCAGCACTGCTGCGCCGGGCGTCGCCGGCAACGCCCCGCGGAAGTGA
- a CDS encoding polysaccharide deacetylase family protein, giving the protein MLERRLTRRSLLGIGFGSAAVLATGCASADGGAAAAPTTPAPTTPVPTTAPASTAAESTAAATATAAPTWAPGAPARAIVRGTGARPEVALTFHGSGPIAITRRIVDILAGHGAHATVFAIGQWLASEPEAARIILDGGHELGNHTWSHPPLSTYGPDAMYEEIVRCRDEIRRLTGGPGAFFRQSDGQYATDEECVQAGRAGYARILNYDVDSTDWKGTSTGTIRAAVAQATAGSVVSLHLGRSNTVAALPAVLDDLARRGLTGVTGTTLLR; this is encoded by the coding sequence ATGCTGGAGCGCCGCCTGACACGGCGGTCACTCCTGGGCATCGGCTTCGGCTCCGCCGCCGTACTGGCCACCGGGTGCGCGTCGGCGGACGGGGGCGCGGCGGCCGCCCCGACCACTCCCGCCCCGACCACTCCTGTCCCGACCACCGCCCCCGCATCCACCGCAGCGGAATCCACCGCCGCCGCAACCGCCACCGCAGCCCCCACGTGGGCCCCCGGCGCGCCTGCGCGGGCCATCGTGCGCGGTACGGGCGCCCGGCCCGAGGTGGCGCTCACCTTCCACGGCAGCGGGCCGATCGCGATCACCCGCCGCATCGTGGACATCCTCGCCGGCCACGGCGCGCACGCGACGGTCTTCGCGATCGGCCAGTGGCTCGCCTCGGAGCCCGAGGCCGCCCGGATCATCCTCGACGGCGGCCACGAGCTGGGCAATCACACCTGGAGCCACCCGCCCCTGTCCACCTACGGGCCCGACGCGATGTACGAGGAGATCGTGCGCTGCCGGGACGAGATCCGCCGGCTCACCGGCGGCCCCGGCGCGTTCTTCCGGCAGTCCGACGGCCAGTACGCCACCGACGAGGAGTGCGTACAGGCCGGGCGCGCGGGATACGCGCGCATCCTCAACTACGACGTCGACTCGACCGACTGGAAAGGCACCTCCACCGGGACCATCCGCGCCGCCGTCGCGCAGGCCACCGCCGGCAGCGTCGTCAGCCTGCACCTGGGGCGGAGCAACACCGTGGCCGCGCTGCCCGCAGTGCTCGACGACCTCGCCCGGCGCGGCCTCACCGGGGTCACCGGCACCACGCTGCTGCGCTGA
- a CDS encoding SDR family NAD(P)-dependent oxidoreductase, translating to MDIAGTSAIVTGGASGLGAATAKLLADKGARVFGLDLQASIDRAGADVPGGVTLVPADVTDEAQVTAAVAQASGSGAPLRIVVNCAGVGWAGRILSKNGPHDLELFRTVITVNLLGTFNVMRLAADAIARTEPVDESGQRGVVINTASVAAFEGQIGQIAYSASKGGVAGMTVPAARDLAQQGIRVNTIAPGIVDTPMLAGVAEEFRAGLAEGVPFPKRLARPDEYAQLAGMIVEHDYLNGETIRLDGALRMAPR from the coding sequence ATGGACATCGCAGGAACCTCCGCCATCGTCACCGGCGGCGCATCGGGGCTCGGCGCCGCCACCGCGAAGCTGCTGGCAGACAAGGGTGCCCGCGTTTTCGGCCTCGACCTGCAGGCGTCGATCGACCGCGCCGGGGCCGACGTCCCCGGCGGGGTCACACTGGTCCCCGCCGACGTCACCGACGAGGCCCAGGTCACCGCGGCCGTGGCGCAGGCCTCCGGTTCGGGAGCACCGCTTCGCATCGTCGTCAACTGCGCCGGCGTCGGGTGGGCCGGGCGCATCCTGTCCAAGAACGGCCCGCATGACCTCGAGCTGTTCCGCACCGTCATCACCGTCAACCTGCTGGGCACGTTCAACGTCATGCGCCTCGCCGCCGACGCCATCGCCAGGACCGAGCCCGTGGACGAGTCCGGCCAGCGCGGCGTGGTCATCAACACCGCCTCCGTCGCGGCGTTCGAGGGGCAGATCGGACAGATCGCGTACTCGGCTTCCAAGGGCGGGGTCGCGGGGATGACGGTCCCCGCCGCGCGCGACCTGGCCCAGCAGGGCATCCGCGTCAACACCATCGCGCCCGGCATCGTGGACACCCCGATGCTCGCCGGGGTGGCAGAGGAGTTCCGCGCAGGCCTCGCCGAGGGGGTCCCCTTTCCCAAACGCCTCGCCCGGCCCGATGAATACGCGCAGCTCGCAGGCATGATCGTCGAGCACGACTACCTCAACGGCGAGACCATCCGGCTCGACGGCGCGCTGCGCATGGCGCCCCGGTAG
- a CDS encoding superoxide dismutase, which produces MAEYTLPELPYDYSALEPHISGEIMQIHHDKHHAGYVTGANGALKAMAEAREDGTIGAKAPLLSRNLAFHLGGHTNHSIFWNNMSPDGGDKPEGELAAAIDEQFGSFDKFQTHFTAVANSIQGSGWAVLAYDQIGGNLVLEQLEDQNNNISAGIIPIVMLDMWEHAFYLQYKNVKGDYVKAWWNVVNWADAAGRFDRARTQTKGLIVPA; this is translated from the coding sequence GTGGCTGAGTACACCCTTCCGGAACTCCCGTACGACTACAGCGCGCTGGAGCCGCACATCTCCGGTGAGATCATGCAGATCCACCACGACAAGCACCACGCCGGCTACGTCACCGGCGCCAACGGTGCGCTGAAGGCGATGGCCGAGGCCCGCGAGGACGGCACCATCGGCGCCAAGGCCCCGCTGCTGTCGCGCAACCTGGCCTTCCACCTCGGCGGCCACACCAATCACTCGATCTTCTGGAACAACATGTCCCCGGACGGCGGCGACAAGCCCGAGGGCGAGCTGGCCGCCGCGATCGACGAGCAGTTCGGGTCGTTCGACAAGTTCCAGACGCACTTCACCGCCGTGGCCAACAGCATCCAAGGCTCCGGCTGGGCCGTGCTGGCCTACGACCAGATCGGCGGCAACCTGGTGCTCGAGCAGCTCGAGGACCAGAACAACAACATCAGCGCCGGCATCATCCCCATCGTCATGCTCGACATGTGGGAGCACGCGTTCTACCTGCAGTACAAGAACGTCAAGGGCGACTACGTCAAGGCGTGGTGGAACGTCGTCAACTGGGCCGACGCCGCCGGCCGCTTCGACCGCGCCCGCACCCAGACCAAGGGCCTGATCGTCCCGGCCTGA
- the msrA gene encoding peptide-methionine (S)-S-oxide reductase MsrA has product MAMFDQLSQMMARRSAMVDEASALPGRDEAMPVPERHAVTGAPMLPPYPEGMETAVFGLGCFWGVEREFWQTEGVHVTASGYAGGFTPNPAYEEVCSGRTGHAEVVQVVFDPAVVAYRDLLRMFWENHDPTQGMRQGNDVGTQYRSIILTVGDAQAAAAAETAAAFEKSLAEAGYGAVTTEIAPLATTRAGRFYFAEPVHQQYLAKNPNGYCPVHATGVRCGA; this is encoded by the coding sequence ATGGCGATGTTCGATCAGCTCTCACAGATGATGGCGCGCAGGTCGGCGATGGTGGACGAGGCGTCGGCCCTGCCCGGCCGCGACGAGGCGATGCCGGTGCCCGAGCGGCACGCGGTGACGGGGGCGCCGATGCTCCCGCCGTACCCGGAGGGCATGGAGACGGCGGTGTTCGGCCTGGGCTGCTTCTGGGGCGTCGAGCGTGAGTTCTGGCAGACCGAGGGCGTCCACGTGACGGCCTCGGGATACGCGGGCGGCTTCACGCCCAACCCCGCCTACGAGGAGGTGTGTTCGGGCCGCACCGGGCACGCCGAGGTGGTGCAGGTGGTGTTCGACCCGGCCGTCGTCGCTTACCGCGACCTGCTCCGGATGTTCTGGGAGAACCACGATCCCACCCAGGGCATGCGCCAGGGCAACGACGTGGGCACCCAATACCGGTCGATCATCCTCACCGTGGGCGACGCGCAGGCGGCCGCGGCGGCGGAGACGGCCGCCGCGTTCGAGAAGTCGCTCGCCGAGGCCGGCTACGGCGCGGTGACCACCGAGATCGCCCCGCTCGCGACCACCCGCGCCGGGCGCTTCTACTTCGCGGAGCCCGTGCACCAGCAGTACCTGGCGAAGAACCCGAACGGCTACTGCCCCGTCCACGCCACCGGGGTGCGCTGCGGGGCCTGA
- a CDS encoding SRPBCC family protein, whose amino-acid sequence MGQISIKAVAAAPLAVGFAYVDDHRTVPQWMFGVTEFTPLGEQEHGLGAEYAATMVLGPKTLRSKVRVTEWEQDALITLESYEGIRNSSSWRFTPVDDGHAELSVVFTYDFGGGLAGKALAKIVEPFVQAAVAQTEKDLRRLVEQHYLALHEG is encoded by the coding sequence GTGGGGCAGATCAGTATCAAGGCAGTGGCGGCGGCGCCGTTGGCGGTGGGGTTCGCCTACGTCGACGACCACCGCACAGTTCCCCAATGGATGTTCGGGGTCACCGAGTTCACGCCGCTCGGCGAGCAGGAGCACGGGCTGGGCGCCGAGTATGCGGCGACGATGGTGCTCGGCCCCAAGACGCTGCGCTCCAAGGTGCGGGTGACCGAATGGGAGCAGGACGCGCTCATCACCCTCGAGTCCTATGAGGGCATCCGCAACTCGTCGTCGTGGCGGTTCACCCCGGTCGACGACGGGCACGCCGAGCTGTCCGTGGTGTTCACCTACGACTTCGGCGGCGGGCTGGCGGGCAAGGCGCTCGCCAAGATCGTCGAGCCGTTCGTGCAGGCGGCGGTGGCGCAGACTGAGAAAGACCTGCGCCGCCTCGTCGAACAGCACTATCTTGCATTGCACGAGGGCTGA